The genomic interval AAAGCTAGAGGTCTTTTCTAGATGTTGAGTGGTGTGGTCAGGTGGGAACAGGGAGTGGCAACCAGATGGGATCTCCAACATGCTATAGGGAGACAGTTCAGCAGAAGGGGAGCCCTGTGCTGGACTAACACCACCGTGTGCATTTTGGCTTTCAGGATATAAAGGGGGAGAAGAGAATTAACAGAAATGGACAGATGAAGAAAAGGAGGGATGACAAGACTGTAGGTGTTTCAGCCCTTGGCAGGCTAGTGGGCTGGCTTGTTATCTGCCCTGGTCTCTTTCTGCAACCCAAGCCCCCACTGATATCACCTGGGAGGAGAACACAGAACAGGATGAGACCATGTGCtccaccctcaagagagcaccaAGCCTCCTCCCTActtgagcccccacccccaccacacaaAAAATGATTGATGGAGTGATGGTCTAGTTTTTTATTTAGAAACCTGATTGCTCAAGAACCTGATGGGTAGTTCTGTACCCTACCCTTTTCACTGGATTGTGTCAGAGGTGGTGGGCAACTTTCTCCCATTTCCTCAGCAACAGGGGAAGGGGCCTCAACTCAGAAGCACAGATTGTAGGGAACAGTgtggaaagggaaaggagaaggaaaccCCAAGCCAATCCAAGAGAACAAGCTAGGTGACTCCCAACAGCAGCAGGGGCAGGATCAAGGGCCTGTTTCTTAGGGCCTGCTACATAGCACACACTTCTTGCTCCCCCTGCTTTACTCCACTCAAGAGATCTCTAAGTAGGGAGGGAACAGAGACCAACCGTTTGAGGATATAACAAGAGAGGGGTTGTGGGGAGAAGCCTGGGAGAGCAAAACGCACAGGGCTGGGGTGGTCTTCGAGCAGCTctcagcagtagcagcagcactCAGCCTGTGGCTCCTCCACAGCCTTGGCTGGGCCCCTGAAGTCCCCAGCTGGGCTGTACACTGCTGTTTTGCCTTCAGCGCCccagggggtgggagatgggtgGGGAGGCAGCGGGGCCAGTCTAGGAAGACCCTGGACTCCTTGGCAAACCGATGGTAGTAGTGGTCTCAGAAGTCAAACTCATCCGGGTCCCCTgtgccctccccacctccagaGCCCCACACCCGGCGATAATTGTTCTCCAGCTCTTTCTGCCGCTGCTGCTCCCTCTGTGCCTCTTCAGCTCCCTGCACCTGGCGAGGGGGTAGGGGGTGAGCAGGAGTGCTGGTGGCAGAGCCAGGGAAGCACTGGGCGCTGGAGCTCCAGCCCCAGAACTAGCAGCACTGGGAAGGCAGGGATGGAGCACGAACACCTCATACAGGGCTCTTGCTGAGGGCCCAAGCACCGATCTGCCAGAACCAGCAGCCTCTCTTAGggctgaggaaactgaagctcaccAAGTGAGCCTGGGAGGTGCCTGTGTCGCTCAACCATGCTCACCACACCACAGCGCGAtaggggagggggcaggctggaggtccagggctgggggTAGGACGCCTCTCACCAAGATATTGAAGAAAATCTCCTTAAGGTTTTTCGTGTCCTCATCAGTCAGCCAGCGTGCATCCTCCTCAGTCCCTTCAGCCCCAGGCCGGACAATTTTGATCTCAATTTTTCCTGGAAAGAAGTGGGATgggcagtgagaggagaggaagatggGGAGCTTAAGCACAGGTCCTCTGCCCCCAGATCCCCAGCCGTGGTCTCCAGTCCACCTTGACCCAGCCCCTCTGCTACCGGCAGAAGGTAGCCAGCCCTTCCAACAGCTCTTAATCCAGCCCCGCCCTCCAGGGCCCACCTTCAGCTGTGAGTCCCTCCCTCTCCAGCAGCTCTTTCACCAGCCCCTCGATTTGTTTCAGCTGTGGGTTTTCCCGTTTCATCTCGAGGACTGTCAGATCCTGATTGGGGCCTCCGTGATGGAGCTTGGTGACCCGGACCCGGACTCTGTGCTCAGGATCCTCCTCTTAGAGGGGGAAACACACAGGAAGACACAAAGCAGAGCTGTGACTCCAGGGTTATGGGCAGTGGTGGTCACTTCTCCCTAAGCCATCGATTGGTTTAGGCAGTTATTCCATCTCAAATATGTATAtgagccagggcccaaaataaaTTAGCCCTCCAACCCACTACAGCCTATAAATCTCCCTCCACCAACTGCAGCCTCCCTTCTTCACTCCAGACCCAATAATTCTGCCCATCACCAACAGGTCAACAACTCTTCTTtcatttgattgattttattgagaCAAAGATAGGAAGGGCAgcagggagatagaaagagagagagagagagagagagagagagagagaagcattcatttgctgttctacttagttgtgcattctttggtggCTTCCAATATGTGCCCCAACCTGAGAAGTGTCCGAACCTGCAATCTTAGTGTTTTGGGACTACACTCAAACTgactaagcaaactggccagggtgtcAACAACTGCTTTCTGAAGCAAAAATCAGGCCACCTGGGCCTACaaaaaagtttcattttattttttaaatttttatttattgattttagagaggaagggagagagacaggcagatagAAACATTGATGTTCCTGTaagtgctctgacctgggatcaaacccacaacttttgcTATGGAAACAATGCTCTAAGCCAGTGAGCAACCGGCCATGGCAAGAAGTTTTGTTTTAGGAAGCAGAAACATGCTCTCCCTCTTGAGAGTGCACCtatgcctttcccttcccccacttctccccccccccagccccaggcatattactttttctttttttttttttctttctttcttttttttttttttttgtatttttctgaagctggaaacggggagagacagtcagacagactcccgcatgcgcccgaccgggatccacccggcacgcccaccaggggcgatgctttgcccaccagggggcgacgctctgcccaccagggggcgatgctctgcccctccggggcgtcgctctgcggcgaccagagccactctagcgcctggggtagaggccaaggagccatccccagcgcccgggccatctttgctccaatggaaccttggctgcgggaggggaagagagagacagagaggaaggggggggtggagaagcaaatgggcgctgcccccatgtgccctggccgggaatcgaacccgggtcccccgcatgccaggccaatgctctaccgctgagccaaccggccagggccactttttcttttttttttttttacagagacagtgagtcagagagagggatagacagggacagacagacaggaacggagagagatgaaaagcatcaatcattagtttttcattgcgcgttgcaacactttagttgttcactgattgctttctcatatgtgccttgaccgcgggccttcagcagaccgagtaaccccttgttggacccagcgaccttgggtccaagctggtgagccttgctcaaaccagatgagcccgcgctcaagctagcaacctcggggtctcgaacctgggtcctctgcatcccagtccgacactcgatccactgtgccactccctggtcaggccaggcataTTACTTTTGCCGTTGCCTTTCTCCTATGCTTCAAAGGCCCTTCTTAGTTGGCTCACTTCTACTACCtctatgactttctaaataaactttctcttataatttggaaataaaaaatagaagaagcaggtTGGAAAGCTAtggtttggtatttccatgttgGTTGGTGCTCAAAACATACTTCAATGTTTATAGAGAAAGTAGGATGGAAGGTTTGAAACTTGAACATTTCATTTGGAATGTCTGATCTCCAAATTCACAGAACCCCATGGAATGGGCACAATGTGATGCAAAGTTCTGAGTGTTGAAAGGCTGCATCCTGCACAGATGTGTGGTCTTCAGCACACAGACTCAGTCACTCAGTTAATAAGATCTACTGATCACCCACATGTGCCAAAGTGCTAAGCACTGGGCATATGGAAGCCAGTCAGGAAATAAGATAGACATGCTGTAGAAGCTACTTCCCCAAGGGATGAGTAGGAGGTAAGCAGGCAAAGAGATGGAGGCGGTGGGAAGAAGGCAAGAGTGAGAACAGTGCTccagaaagaggagaaagtatGCACCTTCAGAAGGGAAAGAACACACTGCCCTCCTGCACAAACCAGctgagggagagatgggggactTGGCTTCCTGATGACAGCTCTCACCTGCTGgtcggagggaggggggaggcttTCTGGGGACAACCCTCCTTCTGTGCTTCTTCTCCAGCTCTGGACTCTGCTTTTCCTCCAGCCTTTTGATGAGTTTGCTGAGAGTGGATGTCAGGGCCAGCATAGCCTGATCACGCTCCGACTCCTTCTTCAACCCATCTGGGTCCAGCTCCTTCTCTGTCTGGAATACCCAAGGGAGGCACGGAGAGTCAAGGGGCAATGAAGGTCAGTGGTCCATACTCTACCAGAGAGTCATGTCTAAgactcatccctctctctgatcaaCCTTCCCCCCACCCACTCCCTTTCAATTAAACAGCTATCGTTTCAGAGAGTACTGTCCCAGGCTGTGCTAGGTGCTGACCTTTCTTCCCATTCAGCCCCTcagcctgccctgcccccaggagCAGACTGCTGCAGAAGCAACGGAAGAAAGAGCCACACCCACCTCCTGAATGATGTTCTCCAGTTCCTGCTCCATGCCGGCCTTCACCTCTGAGCGGAGCTGCTCTCGGTCTGATGGGAGCAGTATCCCCTCCAGTTCCTTCTCAAACTCTCCCAGTAACTGCTGTTCATCCTCATCTTCATCTTCATCCTCAccgtcctcctcctcttccacctcGTTCTGATGTTCTGTGTCACCCTTCTCCTTCACCTCTGGTTGCCTCTGAGGGGCTTCTGCAGCACTGTCTACAGGCTGCTCTTGGCCTGCAGTCGGCTTTCCCTGTGTGGATGGGGATCAGAAGAAAAAGGCAGATCATTAGGGTTTCAGTAGAGAACATGGTGGGGGCCTGCAGTGTGGCAATGGGGGATTGAAAAGGAGTACAGGGAAGGAGTAAGCTCTATGGGGCCCAGCTCAGGCCCAGGTCAGGGTGGTTCTCCAAAGGCTCCCAGCCGGCAGGCTCCCTTTCCCTGAGCAGGGCCCATACCTTTTTTGTTCCACCTTTCAGCTCCTCTATCAATTGAATCAAGTCTGCAGGACTCCGAATGACTTTGACCTGCACATTGTTCTGAAAATCTGAGATAGAAAAAtaggaatgaggccctggccagttggctccgtggtggagcgtcagccgggcatgtggatgtcccgggttcgatttctagtcagggcacacagaagaagcacccacctgcttctccacccctccccctcttgcttctctttttctctctctttcttctcctctcctcctgcagccatggctcaaatggagcaAGTTGGGCCCAGCACtaaggacggctctatggcctccacctcaggtgctaaaaaatggctccttttgcaacggagcaatggccccagatgggcagtgcatcaccccctagtgggctagctgggtggatcccagtcagggcgcatgcctcccctcctctcactgaaaaaaaaaaaaaaaagaatgaacccgTTGTGTCCTAAATTCTACTTTGACTTCTCAAGGAGAGGCTGGAGGAGACCAAGGAAGGACATGGTCCAGGAGCTACCTGTCTGGTCAAAGAGACAGGGATCAACATAGCCCTCCAGACAGCACTGGCCTAAGGTGGACTCAcaggtgagagagaaaaggatgcTGACAAGCTACTAAGGCCCCTGCTCTTTCACATACTGCTGAGGCCCTTCTGGCAGTCACCCCAGTTTTTAGGACTCGAGAAGAGATTCTAGGGCCAAGTGCTCCTCTTCCCTGGATTCACTGTCTTCTCAGTTCCAGACAATCCACTGTGAACTACAGATCCATTCTCATTTAATCTCACAACAACCCTCTAAATAGGGTGACGACCCACATGTTATGAGTAAGGAAACTGAGGGTAAATGAAGTTGTCCAATGTTACAAAGATAGCAAGTAGTGGAACAACTGTGTCTGCTACCTCCATGGAAGAGAACTGTTGTCTACAAAGAGTACCAACTCCTGTAAAAATGAATTCCTGCTGCCTGGCTGCCCAACTCCCCCCAGCCCTCAGTTTTTATCtctacccccacctccacccctgccAACCTGAAAATACATTCAAGCAGTGAAGAAAATGTGGAGGGTTCACTCACCGTTGGGAGAGCTTGGCACTGGATCTGCTGGTTCAATGTCTGGTTGCTGCTCCTGATGAAAAGAGGGCAGAGTCAATTATGTGGTCATGACCACCATTCTCTTAAGGCAATGGTTCTGCATATAGCTTGCATCCCCAGACAGATGCAGGATACCTCCTAATGATCTTAGCTTGAGCGGCCCTCCATCCCACAGGCCAGGTTCAGCCTTATCAGAGAAATGGCTGGGAAGCCAGCTCCCACCTCAGTCtgtgcctcctcccctccttggACCTGGTCCTCTGGCTCATGAATCATCTTCCAGAAATCTGATTCCTTATTGTCATCCTTGGTTGGGCTTGCACctgggatacagagaacagagagaaatcagaaaggagaggagaaatggAGGGAACAAATAGAATGAGGATATTCTGCTCCTGTTCCCAGGGTGGAAGAGCCCGTGCTACTCTTTCACCCCACACCCAAAAGTCAGTCCAGGACAAGAAAACTGGatggggaaggaaagaaatggaGACAAGTACCAAAGAACAGGTGAAGCAAGGTCCTACCTGCTCTCTTTGTGGGCGCCAACCCAGGTTTGGTGTCACTCCACATTTGAGGGTCCAGGTCTTGCAGCTCCTCTATCATTTTATCTTCATATTGCTTTGAGTTTACTGAAAAATAGCATGCAGGCAGGACAGAGATACATTCCTCTTTAATATTCTACCTTCTGCTTGTCCTTGCCcatgtctctctttcctttccttgctCTTTTAATTACTCACCAGCTTGCCTCTGAACGTAGGCCGTGTACTCctcaggctgcagggcagggtggcAGAGAATGGCCTGGGGGGCAGCACTGGGCGGAGGCCggaggagagggtgagggcaGAGCCGTGGAGTCCGAATGGTCAGCACATAGGAGCAGGACAAGGGTTCATCCACACGATCAATGTAGTCCCCAGAAATGCCAGCACCTTCGTCACAGAGGAACTGTCAGGACAGAGAGGGCAAATAAATAGTAATTACCACCAATAATTATCTTTAGTTCTTAGGAATTAGGATCCAAAGTTACTAGAATATATTACCTCAAATgtccagttttcaacaaaaaattatgtcAAAGAAACAGTTAATTGGGACCCTTACATGGGAACAAAAGCAGGCAACAGAAAATTCCTGTGAAAGGGCACAGATGCTGGATTTCATACAAcattaaatattctaaatattaaaaaagaagaaagaccccccccaaatcaataacCTAACCTTCTAccttaagaaaactaaaaagcctgaccaggtggtggagcagtggatagagcattgaactgggatgcagaggacccaggttcgagaccccgaggtccccaacttgagcaagggctcatctggtttgagcaaaaagctcaccagctaggccccaaggtcgttggcttgagcaaggggttactcggcctgctgaaggcccgcggtcaaggcacatatgagaaagcaatcaatgaacaactaaggtgtcgcaacgaaaaattgatgattgatgcttctcatctctctccgttcctttttttttttttttttttaagattttattcaattttcagagaggagagagagagagagaaaggggaggagcaggaagcatcaactcccatatgtgccttgaccaggcaagcccagggtatcgaacaggcaacctcagcgtcccaggtcaacgctttatcccactgcgccaccacaggtcaggctgtctgtccctatctatccctctctctgactctctctctgtccctgtaaaaaaaaacaaaaacaaaaaactaaaaaaaacatcAAATTAAACCCAAAGCAAGCAgtgggaaataaatgaaataaaaatagaaaagcaggccctggccggttggctcagtggtagagcatcggcctggcgtgcagaggtcccgggttcgattcccagccagggcacacaggagaaatgcccatctgcttctccacccctccccctctccttcctctctatctctctcttcccctcccgcagcggggctccattgaagcaaagatggcccaggcgctggggatggctccttggcctctgccccaggcgctagagtggctctggtcgcaacagagcgacgccccggaggggcagagcattgccccctggtgggcagagcgtcgccccctggtgggcgtgccaggtggatcccggtcgggtgcatgcgggagtctgtctgactgtctctccccgtttccagcttcagaaaaataaaaaaaaaataaaaaaaaaatagaaaagcaatagagaaaatcaattaaACTAAAAGTTGATTgtttttggagagacagagagagagaaaagaagggagagagagagaagcatcaacttgttgttctacttagttgtgcactgcttacttctcatgtgtgccttgactgggggttgaatTGGCAGCCTCAAGGTtaaccagtgaccccaggcttAACCCGAAGGCCTTGGGATCATGTCCGTGATCCTGGGGTAGAGCTACCAACCCTGTGCTTGAGCTGgcaactccacgctcaagctggcaacctcaggatcgaGCCAGTATCCCTAAGTTaaacccagtgacctttggtttaaaactggtgacctcagtgttctgggccaatactctatctactgcacctcAACTAGTCAGGCTAAtagttgattaatttttttttaatttattgattagagagatagaaagaaataccagtttattttaacatttagttgtacattcattggttgcttcttgtatgtgccctgactagggattgaaccaacaaccttgctatatcaggacaatgctctaaccaactaagttacccagccaaggccaatagaagttgcatttttttttaaagagcaatatgccctggctgggtggctcagtgggtaaggAGCTGACCTGGtacaccagaggtcacaggttcaacccccagtcagggcatgtacaagaggtgatcaatgagtacacaactaaatggaataatcaAATGAGgcaaccagttgatgcttctttctctcttccctcccccctctctcaaatcaatggaggaaaaaagattaataaaagtgACAAAACTTTAGCTAGATTtaccaagaaaagaaagagaaggctcAAATCAAAGATGGGACATTATTACAAACcatacagaaacaaaaaggatTGTAAAGGAATACTATGAATACCTATATACCAAGAAATCAGATaacttagataaaatggacaaatttctagaaagacacaaaatatcaaaactgattcaagaagaaatagacaatCTGGCCTGATcaggtgcagtggacagagtgtcggcctgggatgcagaggacccaggttcgaaaccccaaggttactggcttgagtgcagggtcactggcttgagcatgggatcatagacatgaccccatgatagctggcttgagctcaaaggtcactgccttgaagcccaagatcgctggcttgagcaaggggtcactcactctgctgtagcctctgggtcaaggcacatatgaaaaaacaatcaatgaacagctaaggtgccacaatgaagaggtGGTTAGATAGCTATCTCCCTTACTATTCCTTACAGAATACAGTCAGGATTTATACAGGTTTATGCACTGTGATATATTTCACAATAATTTTTGTAAGTATGATTAGGAAAAAATGGTTATAACATTaaggtatgagagagagagagacaggaagggagagagatgagaagcatcaacttgtagttgtggcactttagttgttcatttattgtttcttgtacatgccttgttcaggggggctccagccaaaccaatgccctcttactcaagccagcaatcctgggctcaagctagtgaccttgggcttcaaaccagcaacctctgagttcaagccagtgacgatgggATAATGTcgacaatcccacactcaagcctgcaactcacgctcaagctggatgagcccctgctcaagcccgGGACCtagagcattccaggtcaatgctctaaccattgtaccaccaccagtcaggttctctccgtacttttttaaaattttttttgtatttttctgaagctggaaacggggagagacagtcagacagactcccacatgcgcccgaccgggatccacccggcacgcccaccagggggcgacgctctgcccacccgggggcgatgctctgcctctccggggcgttgctctgttgtgacaagagccactctagcgcctggggcagaggccaaggagccatccccagcgcctgggccatctttgctccaatggcgcctcgctgtggggggggaagagagagacagagaggaaggagagggggaggggtggagaagcagatgggcgcctctcctatgtgccctggccggaaatcgaacccgggacccccgcacgccaggccgacgttctaccactgagccaaccggccagggccttctccatactttttaaaagcatttctatATTTGAGCTATGAGAATGTCATAtctattcaaaaaattaaatatagaatttttttattgattttaatttattctgtttacatagattctaatatatagaattttttatttaaagtgtgAAAATCTCCAAGAAGTTAGAAAGAGAACACaataagcagaaagaaagaagaagcaaagaaataaaaaataaaataatgaagacattggccctggctagatagctcagttggttagagcatcatcccgatatgccaagtttgtgggtCCAATAtcaggccagggcacaaagaagagtcaaccagtgaacgcataaataaatggaacaacaaatcaaggtttctctctctctcctttccgctctttataaaatcaatcaataaaaaaatactaatgaaGACAttaccctttgagtagtgagttttttcatgcttgctgacccccaggagtgagtttttttcaaaaaatgaaattagttacagttacagttttattaacttaaactcatgtttgtttgataaccaatttatagaaacaagaagaacatacatttgccttttttaaaaatgttgccttatacatttttaaaataaatcaatcatactctggatggtcaggaggtacgaggacgtacatgaacattcgtactactcaaagagttaataaaacaaacaataggATGAACAAAGTCAAAAGGTGGTTCTTAGACTAATAAAATAGACACATCTCTAAAGCAAGACAGACTAAAAAaatagagaggccctggctgggtggcttggtggataaagcgtcatcctgaTGCACCAAAGTGACATGATTCAATGCatacacaactaaatgtaacaagtaagtggaatgagttgatactctctctctctccctccctctctctcaatcaatggaaaaattaaagaaagagagagagagagagagagaaatcacagTCAAtattaggaattaaaaaaaaaaaatctgcctgaccaggcagtggcacagcagatagaccgttggcctgggacattgaggacccaggttcgaaaccccaagatcaccggtttgagcgtgggctcagctgacttgagtgcagggtcaccagcttgagcatgagatcacagacatgaccccatgatcgttagcttgagcccaaaggtcgctggcttgaagtccaaggtttgagtaaggagtcattggctcggatggagtcccccagtcaaggcacatatgaaaaagcaatcaatgaacaaacaactaaggtgccacaactatgagcggatacttctcatccctctccctccctgtctgtctctctttcactaaaataaagaaaaaaaatctatcttcaAAAACAGattatgaaaaagtaaaaagacactCTACTTTTATGGCTAACACATTTGAACATGTAGACAACTAAGTGACAGCCtatgaaattataatttattaatgctTCATACGCAGTAAAGTTAAAAAGATCTAATAATCATAtgtatgacaccaaaagcacaggcaataaaagaaaaaacataaattacACTTCATAACTGAAAATTTTTGTGCTTAAAGGACACAGAGTCAAGAGAATGAAAAAGTAATccacagaatgagaaaaaatgttttcaaatcatatatttgTTAACAGATGAATAACCAGAATATATAAACACCTCTtgtaactcaacaacaaaaaacaaatgttcccatccaaaaatgagcaaaggatttgagtagacatttctccacagaagacatacaaatggcaagaagcacatgaaaagacGCTCAGTATCTTCCTCTAACTTCttgcatcagagaaatgcaaatcaaaactacaataagataccacttcatactcaTTAGGATGGCcattactgaaagaaagaaagaaagaaagaaagaaagaaagaaagaaagaaagaaagaaagaaagaaagaaagaaagaaagaaagaaagaaaaggagggagggagggagggagggagggaggggagagagagagaaaaaaaagtgttggagggggtgtagagaaattggaatcctTGTGCATTGTTActggaaatgtaaaatagtaccactgctgtggaaaacagtttggcaattccTCAGAAAGCTAAACACAGCATTACCTAAGGTATCCTCCACTCTTAGGTCCATAcccaaaagaacagaaaacaagaaGTTAAACAGATACTTGCACATgactgttcattgcagcattattcacaatagccaaaaaggtGGAAACATCAGAGTGTctatccatcaatagatgactaggtaaacaaaatgtgatatatacatacaaaggaatattattgaATATTCCATGAAAGAAATGTGCCATAAAGTATGCCATACAAAGGAatctgatatatgctacaacatggatgaaccttgaaaacattatgctaagtgaaataagccagacgcAAAAGGACAAATAATGCATGATTTCCCCTTCCATGAGGTACCTAGAGCAGGCAAATTCACAGAcagtggggagagggggaaatgAAAAGTTACTGAATAATGTGTACAGtttgtttgggatgat from Saccopteryx leptura isolate mSacLep1 chromosome 2, mSacLep1_pri_phased_curated, whole genome shotgun sequence carries:
- the OS9 gene encoding protein OS-9 isoform X1; translation: MAAEAVLSRLLVLLLLGFLSPANLTSGVGSLNLEELSEMRYGIEILPLPVMGGQSQASDVVIVSSKYKQRYECRLPAGAIHFQREREEETPAYQGPGIPELLSPMKDAPCLLKTKDWWTYEFCYGRHIQQYHMEDSEIKGEVLYLGYYQSAFDWDDETAKASKQHRLKRYHSQTYGNGSKCDLNGRPREAEVRFLCDEGAGISGDYIDRVDEPLSCSYVLTIRTPRLCPHPLLRPPPSAAPQAILCHPALQPEEYTAYVQRQAVNSKQYEDKMIEELQDLDPQMWSDTKPGLAPTKRAGASPTKDDNKESDFWKMIHEPEDQVQGGEEAQTEEQQPDIEPADPVPSSPNDFQNNVQVKVIRSPADLIQLIEELKGGTKKGKPTAGQEQPVDSAAEAPQRQPEVKEKGDTEHQNEVEEEEDGEDEDEDEDEQQLLGEFEKELEGILLPSDREQLRSEVKAGMEQELENIIQETEKELDPDGLKKESERDQAMLALTSTLSKLIKRLEEKQSPELEKKHRRRVVPRKPPPSLRPAEEDPEHRVRVRVTKLHHGGPNQDLTVLEMKRENPQLKQIEGLVKELLEREGLTAEGKIEIKIVRPGAEGTEEDARWLTDEDTKNLKEIFFNILVQGAEEAQREQQRQKELENNYRRVWGSGGGEGTGDPDEFDF
- the OS9 gene encoding protein OS-9 isoform X2, whose translation is MAAEAVLSRLLVLLLLGFLSPANLTSGVGSLNLEELSEMRYGIEILPLPVMGGQSQASDVVIVSSKYKQRYECRLPAGAIHFQREREEETPAYQGPGIPELLSPMKDAPCLLKTKDWWTYEFCYGRHIQQYHMEDSEIKGEVLYLGYYQSAFDWDDETAKASKQHRLKRYHSQTYGNGSKCDLNGRPREAEVRFLCDEGAGISGDYIDRVDEPLSCSYVLTIRTPRLCPHPLLRPPPSAAPQAILCHPALQPEEYTAYVQRQAVNSKQYEDKMIEELQDLDPQMWSDTKPGLAPTKRAGASPTKDDNKESDFWKMIHEPEDQVQGGEEAQTEEQQPDIEPADPVPSSPNDFQNNVQVKVIRSPADLIQLIEELKGGTKKGKPTAGQEQPVDSAAEAPQRQPEVKEKGDTEHQNEVEEEEDGEDEDEDEDEQQLLGEFEKELEGILLPSDREQLRSEVKAGMEQELENIIQETEKELDPDGLKKESERDQAMLALTSTLSKLIKRLEEKQSPELEKKHRRRVVPRKPPPSLRPAGKIEIKIVRPGAEGTEEDARWLTDEDTKNLKEIFFNILVQGAEEAQREQQRQKELENNYRRVWGSGGGEGTGDPDEFDF